Proteins found in one Terribacillus sp. DMT04 genomic segment:
- a CDS encoding rod shape-determining protein has product MLARDIGIDLGTANVLIHVKGKGIVLNEPSVVAMDRNTGNVLEVGEEARRMVGRTPGNIEAIRPLKDGVIADFDVTEAMLRYFINKINVKGFLSKPRMLICCPTNITKVEQKAIKEAAEKSGGKKVYLEEEPKIAAIGAGMDIFQPSGNMVVDIGGGTTDVAVLSMGDIVTAQSIRMAGDKFDAEILQYIKRKYKLLIGERTAENIKIEIATVFQGSRQESIDIRGRDMVSGLPRTITVYSEEIEEALRESVALIVQAARTVLEQTPPELSADIIDRGIILTGGGAMLHGIDQLLAEQLKVPVFIAEEPMDCVAKGTGIMLENIDKLEKRKVV; this is encoded by the coding sequence ATATTGGCACGAGATATAGGAATTGACCTCGGTACGGCAAATGTACTAATACATGTAAAAGGAAAAGGAATCGTTCTCAATGAACCATCCGTTGTCGCGATGGACAGGAATACAGGGAATGTACTGGAAGTTGGGGAAGAAGCACGACGCATGGTAGGCAGAACACCTGGCAATATTGAGGCGATTCGTCCGTTGAAAGACGGCGTAATCGCTGATTTTGATGTAACAGAAGCAATGCTTCGCTACTTCATCAACAAGATCAATGTAAAAGGTTTTCTTTCCAAACCGCGCATGCTGATCTGCTGCCCGACAAACATCACGAAAGTGGAACAAAAAGCAATCAAAGAAGCAGCGGAAAAATCAGGCGGTAAGAAAGTATACTTGGAAGAAGAGCCGAAAATCGCTGCAATTGGCGCGGGAATGGATATCTTCCAGCCAAGCGGTAATATGGTTGTTGACATTGGCGGCGGTACAACAGACGTAGCTGTCCTATCCATGGGCGACATTGTTACCGCACAATCAATCCGTATGGCCGGAGATAAGTTTGATGCCGAAATCCTGCAATATATCAAACGAAAATACAAACTGCTGATCGGAGAACGAACAGCAGAGAATATTAAAATTGAGATTGCAACTGTCTTCCAAGGCTCACGCCAGGAATCAATTGATATTAGAGGGCGTGACATGGTAAGCGGTCTTCCGCGTACGATTACAGTCTATTCAGAAGAAATCGAAGAAGCACTTCGTGAATCAGTAGCATTGATTGTACAAGCGGCGAGAACTGTACTGGAACAGACACCTCCTGAGCTGTCTGCCGATATTATTGACCGCGGTATTATCTTGACTGGCGGCGGTGCGATGCTGCACGGCATTGATCAGCTGCTTGCAGAGCAGTTGAAGGTTCCTGTTTTCATAGCGGAAGAACCAATGGACTGCGTAGCAAAAGGTACTGGTATTATGCTGGAGAACATTGACAAGTTGGAAAAACGCAAAGTAGTTTAA
- a CDS encoding C40 family peptidase, whose translation MKAYTVAAAVANLWTNPAAPRQVDASILANPADPAAWVHQLSHTDRLELHENNLVQSQLLFGTSVWQVERRESWVKVVVPSQATPKDANGYPGWIPVHQLASPLPQTEQQIEVRAKQTNLFLQERREIVPLSFLTRLPYIEDTPLAYKVLTPYGPGIIPKSASSFWIQRAASGKGLLKYGEQFLGLDYLWGGMSSWGYDCSGFTYNMHLAGGYTIPRDASAQCLQGSFIPLNQAEPGDLLFFAYEKGKGRVHHVGFYYGNGQMLHAPKTGRRIEVLNLAGTVYETELCAVRRYWS comes from the coding sequence ATGAAAGCATATACCGTGGCAGCAGCTGTCGCTAATCTGTGGACAAATCCGGCCGCTCCCAGACAAGTAGATGCTTCCATTCTTGCCAATCCTGCTGATCCAGCAGCATGGGTGCATCAACTTTCACATACAGACCGTTTAGAGCTGCATGAGAATAATCTGGTTCAATCACAACTTCTTTTCGGAACATCAGTATGGCAAGTGGAGCGAAGAGAAAGCTGGGTGAAAGTGGTCGTTCCGTCTCAAGCAACACCAAAAGATGCAAACGGCTATCCTGGCTGGATACCAGTACATCAGCTCGCTTCACCGCTTCCGCAAACAGAACAGCAGATTGAGGTGCGTGCGAAGCAGACGAATCTATTCTTACAAGAAAGACGTGAAATCGTCCCGCTCAGCTTTTTGACCAGATTGCCTTATATAGAAGATACGCCATTGGCTTATAAAGTTTTAACCCCATATGGTCCAGGAATTATCCCGAAATCAGCGAGCAGCTTTTGGATACAACGGGCTGCCAGCGGAAAGGGTTTGCTCAAGTATGGAGAGCAATTTTTAGGGTTGGATTACTTATGGGGCGGTATGAGCAGCTGGGGCTATGATTGCTCAGGGTTCACCTACAATATGCATCTTGCTGGCGGCTATACTATTCCGCGTGATGCAAGTGCACAATGCTTGCAAGGCAGTTTTATTCCTTTGAATCAAGCAGAGCCTGGCGACTTATTATTTTTTGCTTATGAGAAAGGCAAAGGCCGTGTGCATCATGTTGGCTTTTATTATGGTAATGGGCAGATGCTGCATGCACCGAAGACAGGCAGGCGAATTGAAGTGCTGAACTTGGCAGGTACGGTATATGAAACCGAGCTTTGCGCGGTTAGAAGATATTGGAGCTGA
- a CDS encoding AimR family lysis-lysogeny pheromone receptor: MNQSSVRKEAIDLGKLSAASGRITDLWSFVQLVAPSHEVKQTADLAARFCLQSASADVQLAGIDYLGMNFYEKELQLLIDKNKQSLHARNKSYAQLYELIIQYQIYKLPGDEYERQTSRVCADYPETKALVLIGKIYQHFYCSDYYILGHYLDDLQETILHIKDYMLQRMMTVRLEKLLFQYHWKRNELIIARKHSNNILDHTYLPGQRAMQHYKMGLTFLFDDKIASFSHLAEGSKLAKQYEITFLAPLLERQVLPIVAAHFDLPHRFVTDDPYALAYIEFQLGQTSSARKRYPVRKPEKQTAFYKYFYGLIYQKKDFLVDSYHQFIRRHKDFYFSRLPMYAIQDMDNRRPSPR, encoded by the coding sequence TTGAATCAATCTAGTGTACGTAAAGAAGCGATTGACTTGGGCAAGTTATCTGCGGCATCTGGCCGAATAACAGACTTGTGGTCGTTTGTCCAGCTTGTAGCGCCGAGTCATGAGGTGAAGCAGACTGCTGACTTAGCCGCCAGATTTTGTTTACAATCCGCTTCCGCTGACGTTCAGCTGGCGGGAATAGATTACCTTGGGATGAATTTCTATGAAAAAGAACTGCAGCTGCTGATTGACAAAAATAAGCAATCCTTACATGCGCGCAATAAATCATATGCCCAATTATACGAGTTGATTATTCAGTATCAAATATACAAACTGCCAGGAGATGAATATGAACGACAAACGAGCCGAGTTTGTGCTGATTATCCAGAGACAAAGGCACTTGTATTAATCGGCAAGATTTATCAGCACTTCTATTGCTCTGACTACTATATTCTCGGACATTATCTCGACGATCTTCAGGAGACTATCCTGCATATTAAAGATTACATGCTGCAGCGTATGATGACGGTTCGATTAGAAAAACTGCTATTCCAATATCATTGGAAGCGAAACGAATTAATCATAGCCCGGAAGCACAGTAATAATATTCTGGATCATACATATTTGCCAGGCCAGCGAGCGATGCAGCATTATAAGATGGGATTGACATTCCTCTTTGATGACAAAATTGCGAGCTTTTCACATCTAGCTGAAGGAAGTAAGTTAGCGAAACAATACGAGATTACATTTCTTGCCCCGCTTCTGGAGAGGCAAGTCCTGCCGATTGTAGCTGCGCACTTTGATCTGCCGCACAGGTTCGTGACTGATGATCCGTATGCACTCGCTTATATTGAGTTCCAGCTTGGGCAGACGAGCAGTGCAAGAAAACGGTATCCTGTCCGGAAACCTGAAAAACAGACTGCATTTTATAAATACTTCTACGGCCTCATTTATCAAAAGAAAGATTTTCTTGTTGACTCCTATCATCAATTCATCCGACGACATAAAGACTTCTATTTTTCCCGCTTGCCGATGTATGCTATTCAAGATATGGATAACCGCAGACCTTCTCCGCGCTGA
- a CDS encoding mandelate racemase/muconate lactonizing enzyme family protein yields the protein MKVAQINLFQTRVPLKKPFKTALRTVTEAEAIVVKVTTDDGIVGWGEAPPTHVITGDSLASIRYSIEAVIKPGLIGMSLLERDILFGKLQSCIVGNTNAKAAVDMALHDCIAQYSGIPLFQLLGGARQTLETDYTVSVNEPTEMAEDAAAYVKEGFRTLKVKVGKDNIDTDIKRLQAIRKTVGKDVVLRLDANQGWESKTAVRAISRMEEIGLDIELVEQPVQAADLRGLQYVTQHVQTPIMADESLFSPQDACTLLEMRAVDLLNIKLMKAGGLQPSLDIARIARTYGVECMVGCMIESRIGISAAAHLAASQLHITRVDFDAPLMLQKDIVTGGVQYEGSKLILNDTPGLGITAVDAPAEMGT from the coding sequence GTGAAAGTAGCGCAAATTAACTTGTTTCAGACGCGTGTTCCGCTAAAGAAACCGTTTAAGACAGCACTCCGCACTGTGACGGAAGCAGAAGCAATTGTTGTAAAGGTAACGACAGATGACGGGATTGTCGGCTGGGGGGAGGCTCCGCCAACGCATGTTATTACCGGTGACAGCTTGGCAAGTATTCGTTACAGCATTGAAGCGGTTATCAAGCCAGGCTTAATCGGCATGTCACTATTGGAGCGTGACATATTGTTTGGAAAACTGCAGTCTTGCATCGTCGGCAATACAAATGCAAAAGCAGCAGTCGATATGGCACTGCATGATTGCATTGCCCAATATAGCGGGATACCGCTTTTTCAGCTGCTTGGCGGAGCACGTCAGACGCTGGAGACAGATTACACAGTGAGTGTTAACGAGCCGACAGAAATGGCTGAAGACGCAGCAGCGTATGTGAAAGAAGGATTTCGTACCTTAAAGGTAAAAGTAGGCAAAGACAATATAGATACGGATATTAAGCGGCTCCAAGCCATACGGAAAACAGTAGGAAAAGACGTCGTACTGCGGCTGGATGCCAATCAAGGCTGGGAAAGCAAAACGGCTGTCCGCGCGATCAGCCGGATGGAAGAGATCGGATTGGATATCGAACTAGTAGAACAGCCCGTCCAAGCGGCAGACCTGCGCGGTTTACAATATGTGACCCAGCATGTGCAAACGCCGATTATGGCAGATGAAAGTTTGTTTTCTCCCCAAGATGCATGCACCTTACTGGAAATGCGGGCAGTTGACTTGCTAAACATCAAGTTAATGAAAGCAGGCGGTCTGCAGCCGAGCTTAGACATCGCCCGCATCGCCCGGACATACGGCGTGGAATGTATGGTTGGCTGTATGATTGAATCTCGTATCGGCATTAGCGCGGCCGCTCACCTGGCTGCCAGTCAGCTGCATATCACGCGCGTCGATTTTGATGCTCCGCTCATGCTGCAGAAGGATATCGTAACAGGTGGTGTGCAGTATGAAGGAAGCAAGCTGATACTTAACGATACACCAGGACTTGGTATTACAGCTGTAGATGCACCGGCGGAGATGGGAACATGA
- a CDS encoding flagellar hook-basal body protein, whose product MLKGLYTAASGMLAQQRRQEVLSNNLANVNTNGYKADQGQLRAFPEMLLKSMESKPTSMNGSGFTTTSKEIGSINSGVYVQETIPNFVQGDLRETGIRTDAALVDGNVPDDNGSIFFTVQTAEGEAYTRNGNFTIDAEGFLTNDQGSYVLDTEGNAIQTNNQTYKLTADGTMQFADGRNIQLGLAYVQDSNLLDKQGENVYSASEEAQVADARATDGVTYNMVQGAVEGSNVNLQQTMADMMQAYRTFEMNQKVMTAYDGSLGKAVNEVGKL is encoded by the coding sequence TTGCTAAAAGGATTATATACAGCAGCATCCGGTATGCTTGCCCAGCAGCGCCGGCAAGAAGTTCTGTCCAACAACTTAGCCAATGTGAATACGAATGGATACAAAGCGGACCAAGGACAGCTGCGTGCTTTTCCTGAGATGCTTTTGAAGTCCATGGAAAGTAAACCGACTTCTATGAACGGATCAGGATTCACCACCACATCTAAGGAGATCGGCAGCATCAATTCGGGCGTATACGTACAAGAAACAATTCCGAATTTCGTGCAGGGTGATTTACGGGAGACTGGTATTCGTACAGATGCCGCGCTTGTAGATGGCAATGTCCCAGATGACAATGGCTCTATTTTCTTCACGGTACAAACAGCTGAAGGAGAAGCGTATACACGGAACGGTAATTTCACGATTGATGCAGAAGGCTTTTTGACAAACGACCAAGGCAGCTATGTTCTGGATACAGAAGGCAATGCTATCCAGACAAACAATCAAACGTATAAGCTAACAGCGGATGGAACGATGCAGTTTGCAGACGGCCGTAATATACAGCTAGGCTTAGCGTATGTACAAGATAGCAACCTGCTGGACAAGCAAGGAGAAAATGTATATAGTGCGAGCGAAGAAGCACAAGTGGCAGATGCTCGAGCGACGGACGGCGTTACCTACAATATGGTCCAAGGCGCAGTGGAAGGATCAAATGTTAACTTGCAGCAAACAATGGCTGACATGATGCAGGCTTATCGGACATTTGAAATGAACCAAAAAGTGATGACAGCTTACGATGGGAGCTTAGGAAAAGCAGTTAATGAAGTTGGGAAGCTGTAA
- the spoIIID gene encoding sporulation transcriptional regulator SpoIIID, with protein sequence MHDYIKERTVRIGKHIVETKKTVRVIAKEFGVSKSTVHKDLTERLPEINPDLANEVKEILDYHKAIRHLRGGEATKLKYSVETNTESPA encoded by the coding sequence GTGCATGATTATATTAAAGAGCGCACGGTGCGCATAGGCAAGCACATTGTGGAGACGAAGAAAACGGTACGTGTAATTGCAAAAGAATTTGGTGTATCTAAAAGTACGGTGCATAAGGATCTGACAGAAAGGCTGCCTGAAATCAACCCCGATCTTGCAAACGAAGTAAAGGAAATCCTTGATTATCATAAAGCAATTCGTCATTTGCGAGGCGGAGAAGCTACAAAATTGAAATATAGTGTCGAAACAAATACCGAATCACCTGCTTGA
- a CDS encoding peptidoglycan DD-metalloendopeptidase family protein: MKEKNNVSKSKWKRLFRKKWFFPALYLGISALLLTAVLWYQSGTNDADQAEEDKGIFDSLSFDSNEEATPVTEQDEVVKSPVAEDAEATVVTKFYDHNADSESQENALVLYDNKYYQSTGVDYAAADGGSFEVLAALSGTVTEVKEDALHGNVVQLEHKNGVTTYYASLEDVKVEAGQEVKQGDVLAAAGQSLFAKDKATHVHFEVRNGETAVNPETFLNQPVSKLQEAKAESEAVQEDAADTAGQTEQQQADAEAPADENTDAEAPADENADAEPAPSEDEEEPKPDAGEEEAPKQDDEKQPEEDATSSRSSAQT; encoded by the coding sequence ATGAAGGAAAAAAATAACGTTTCAAAATCCAAATGGAAACGTCTTTTCCGTAAAAAATGGTTTTTCCCAGCATTGTATCTTGGTATTTCCGCTTTGCTTCTAACCGCGGTATTGTGGTATCAAAGCGGCACGAATGACGCCGATCAGGCAGAAGAAGACAAAGGTATCTTCGACTCTCTATCTTTTGATAGTAATGAGGAAGCAACTCCTGTAACAGAACAGGATGAAGTTGTGAAGTCACCTGTAGCAGAAGATGCAGAAGCAACAGTCGTAACGAAGTTCTATGACCACAACGCAGACAGCGAATCCCAAGAGAATGCACTCGTACTCTACGACAACAAATACTATCAAAGCACCGGAGTGGATTACGCTGCAGCAGATGGCGGTTCGTTTGAAGTCCTCGCAGCATTAAGCGGGACTGTCACAGAAGTAAAAGAAGACGCTTTGCATGGCAATGTTGTGCAGCTAGAGCATAAAAATGGTGTTACAACATATTATGCTAGCTTGGAAGATGTAAAAGTTGAAGCAGGTCAAGAAGTGAAGCAAGGCGATGTATTAGCAGCAGCTGGACAAAGCTTGTTTGCTAAAGACAAAGCAACGCATGTACACTTTGAAGTGCGTAACGGAGAAACAGCCGTGAACCCAGAAACATTCCTTAACCAGCCTGTAAGCAAGCTTCAAGAAGCAAAAGCTGAATCAGAAGCAGTACAAGAAGATGCAGCAGATACAGCTGGTCAGACCGAACAACAGCAAGCAGATGCTGAAGCACCAGCAGATGAGAACACGGACGCTGAAGCACCAGCAGATGAAAACGCAGATGCAGAGCCAGCACCTTCTGAAGATGAAGAAGAGCCAAAGCCTGACGCTGGTGAAGAAGAAGCTCCTAAACAAGATGACGAGAAACAGCCAGAAGAAGATGCAACATCTTCTCGCTCTTCCGCTCAAACTTGA
- the spoIID gene encoding stage II sporulation protein D, producing MSKKSRSKRRLKSHILISMLLACLFAVIVALPTLIVVPFIDPGGSERTATAMEQEKQVKETANVAVEVSRTASNTVETVPLETYVTRVVASEMPADFELEALKAQAVAARTFVVRYMEDHQAEEPEAIEVSDTVSHQVYKNEEELRQTWGKEYEKKMKKLTKAVEATSGEILTYQGEPITPSFFSTSNGYTENAEDYWENALPYLKSVESPWDKQSPKFADQKVFEIAEAEKLLGIKINPNEPPGNIKRTDSQRVAEAEIGGKQFTGRDIRQKLGLKSTDFTIAMKDGHLIFETKGYGHGVGMSQYGANGMADEGKSYQDILTYYYTDTEISKLPADGAKLVSK from the coding sequence ATGTCCAAAAAAAGCAGATCGAAACGCCGCCTGAAGTCACATATACTCATCAGCATGCTACTAGCCTGTTTGTTTGCTGTCATTGTGGCACTCCCTACGTTAATTGTAGTACCATTTATAGACCCTGGCGGCAGTGAGAGGACGGCGACAGCAATGGAACAAGAAAAACAAGTGAAAGAAACAGCTAACGTGGCAGTCGAGGTGAGCCGAACAGCGAGCAATACGGTTGAAACCGTACCTTTGGAAACCTATGTAACGCGCGTTGTGGCATCTGAAATGCCGGCTGATTTCGAACTCGAAGCACTCAAAGCACAAGCAGTTGCAGCGCGAACCTTTGTTGTACGTTATATGGAAGATCATCAGGCTGAAGAACCGGAAGCGATCGAAGTATCTGACACAGTCAGTCATCAAGTATATAAGAATGAAGAAGAGCTCAGGCAGACATGGGGCAAAGAATACGAGAAGAAAATGAAGAAGCTGACCAAAGCGGTAGAAGCGACTAGCGGAGAGATACTTACCTATCAAGGGGAGCCAATCACCCCATCTTTTTTCTCTACGAGTAATGGCTACACCGAAAATGCAGAAGACTATTGGGAGAATGCGCTGCCGTATTTAAAATCAGTCGAAAGTCCATGGGATAAGCAATCTCCCAAATTTGCTGATCAAAAGGTTTTTGAAATAGCAGAAGCAGAAAAACTGCTAGGTATTAAAATCAATCCAAATGAGCCGCCAGGTAACATAAAGCGTACGGACAGCCAGCGCGTTGCGGAAGCGGAAATTGGCGGCAAGCAGTTTACTGGCCGAGACATCCGGCAAAAGCTAGGACTCAAATCGACAGATTTCACTATAGCAATGAAAGATGGTCATCTTATTTTTGAAACAAAAGGATATGGTCATGGAGTTGGGATGAGTCAATATGGTGCAAACGGCATGGCAGACGAGGGCAAGTCTTATCAAGATATCCTGACATACTATTATACGGATACGGAGATTAGTAAACTGCCGGCAGATGGGGCGAAATTAGTATCTAAATAA